In Anthocerotibacter panamensis C109, the sequence TTCGGGAAAACCCTGACGGTCGGCTCGTTGATAATCTACCTTGGCAAAGCCCAAGTCTTCGTAGGCCATCAGTCGCTGTTGGGCATGTTCCACCGAAAGGGTCCCGGCAGCAACTTGGGTGAGCAGATGGTGGAGGTCTTCGGCGTTAGCGGCACGGTCAATCACAGCGGTTTCCTGCTGGGCGTCTTCTATTATCCCTGGAAGCAGCGTGTCATCTAACAATAAGTGATGACGGTCAAGCGTGTTCCATCGGGCCACGGGTAACGCCGAGTTGGTTTTGGAGTCTGAGTTCGCGCCAGAGTTGGGTGCCGGTGATTTTACCTTCCAGTAATTTTTGATAGCGGGCGATGGTTTGGGTGACTGTGGTGGGCGATTCGTCTAAAAACTCAAGCCGGAAATGGCGCAGACCGAGGTTTTGGAGTGGGGTCACATATTCTGCACCGGTCTGCGCCCGACCACTGAAGACGGTATTGCGGCAGCCTGCATCGGCTTTGAGCACATGCTCTACTCCTACCCGGTCACGCAGTTTGACCTCGTGCTTCTCGCAAGGACGACCACAGTTGGTATAGTCGGTGCCCTCGCAGAGAAATGCGCAGAAGACACAGTGCTCCATGTGAAACATTGGCATGTGTTGGTGAATGGTCACCTCGAACCACGGGGGCGGGGCGGTGGTGAGGAGGGCTTCGAGTTGGGCGATATTGAGGTCATAGGAGCAGGTGAGGCGCTCTAGCCCCAGATGATTTTTGAAATAGTCGGCGCTGAGGGGATTGGCGATATTCAAGGAGAAATCCCCGATGCAGCGCTCGCCCTTGAAATAGGCGAGATGGTCATAGTTGCGGACCAGATAGCCATCGGCATCGCTGGAGCGCACTAGCCGCAAGATCCCGTCCTCGCCCGGTTTGGTGATGCGCGGCGGGGCGACCCATAGCGTAGCAGGAGCACTGTTTTCAGCGCGGTAGCGACGTACCCGCTGGACCGCCTCGCGGTAGGCGCGGGGGTCCTCAAATTCCCCATAGAGGGTTTGGATTCCGGCTTTGAGGGCGGCTTCTAATTGGGGTAGGTTGCGCACCAGAACATTGAGTTGGGCGGTCGATTCAGATTCCCAGGGCAAAAGGCCAGAGTGGGGTGCGGGTGGGTTGAGCTGCCAGCGCTGGGGCTGGGTGCGCAGGTTTTCGAGTTCAGCGACAAAGGCGCGGCGCAGGCGATTGAGTTCGCTGACCGGGAGCAGGACAGAGCCAACAAGCTGGTTATCCAGGCGGATGAGGGTGAAAGGAGTACCGCCCAGCCGTCCGAGTTGTTCGCGCAACCGTCCGGTGTCGAGGGGCTGCTTGTGGGCGGTGACCAGGGGCATAGCCGAAGTCACCTGCACGACATGGCCCCCTTCATCACGGGCAACAATCGTCAACGGTTCATCTACACTGCCAAAAACCTCCAGATGGATAGGCCGCTGAAACTGCGGCTGGTCCCCAGTAAAGCTCTGGCGCAGGCGGCGGTCCAGTTCCGGGTCACTGGTCTTCCAGGCTTTGTCGCCGACCTTCACGCGCCGAAAATCCACACTGCCCCGGCCAAAACTGAGGATAGCGTCCGTACCCGAAACCTCGACCGTATAGACATGCCCACCCTCTTCAGGGGCTTCGGGATGACCCGCATCAAAAACGATGCCGTCTCCCGGTTTGAGGGGCGCTTGTAGGGCGATGGTGACGTGTTCTGCTCGGATACGGGTGACTTCGCCTAAATAGACACCCCGTTTTTTACCAAAGCGGGCGTGGACGAGTTCTTGATGGTTGATGCCTTGAAACCAGCCCGTGGTGAGCCCCCGCGAGAACCCCATCTCCAAGTCGTACCTTTCCTGATCACTAACTTGGGGGTGTGATAAACAGTCCATCGCGCGGTCGAGCGCCTGTCGGTACACCCGTGTGACGTTGGCGACGTATTGCGGGCTCTTGAGACGGCCTTCTATTTTCAGCGAAGTGACCCCGGCGCGGACGAGTTCGGGTAGGATTTCCAATCCTGCCAAATCCTGGGGACTGAGCAAGTATTTTTTGTCATCCAACGGAACTTTTTCCCCATCTGAGAACAATTCGTAGGGCATCCGGCAGGCTTGAGCACACTCCCCCCGGTTGGCGGAACGGCCTCCGAGGGCTTCACTGGTCAGGCATTGACCGGAATAAGCGACGCACAGCGCTCCGTGGACGAAGACTTCAAGGGGGAGGTCGATGGCTTGTTTTGCTAATTGCTGTTGGATCTTGGTGATTTCTTGGAGGGAACATTCCCGCGCCAGAACGACGAGATTGCAGCCCAATTCCCGCGCAAAGGCTACCCCTTGAGCACTCGTGATAGTCATTTGGGTCGAGGCATGGATGGGGAAGTCAGCAGAGAGTTGGCGGATCAGGCGGCAGATCCCGAGGTCTTGGACAATGACTGCATCCACGCCCGCCGCGATAATCGTCCGCAAATACTGCTCAGCGGCGGCGAGTTCGTTGGCGAAGACCAGTGTATTAAAAGTGACGTAGCCCTTGACCCCGCGCCGATGCAAAAAAGCCATCACCTCGGGCAACTGCGCTTCGGTGAAGTTCTGGGCCCGCATCCGCGCGTTAAATCGCTCCAACCCAAAATAGACGGCATCCGCGCCATTCTCGACAGCCGCCTTCACACAATCCCAATCGCCTGCGGGGGCGAGCAGTTCAGGACGCATCAAGGGCAGGGTTTCAGAAGGAGTAGCGCTAAACATGGGAGTCCACAGCAGTTGGAAGGGTCAGTTTACGCCGATAAGCCAGCAACAGTAGTCGATAAGCGCTGGGCATATAGATTGCCGTGCGCGTCTATGGACCCTTAGCCCACAATTTCATTCGGATCGATGCCCAATTCCTGTAACCGTTGAGCCAGCATTTGGACACGGCGGAGTGCGGTCTCAGTTTGCTGCTCGGCGAGCTGACGGGCTTGGATTTCCTGTTGGATTTGCTGCTCGGCGAGCTGACGGGCTTGGATTTCCTGTTGGGTTTGCTGCTCGGCGAGCTGACGGGCTTGGATTTCCTGTTGGGTTTGCTGCTCGGCGAGCTGACGGGCTTGGATTTCCTGTTGTAGCTTCTGTTGTTCAATGCGGATCAAGTCTTCGGTGAGGGGCGGGGCGAGGACTTCGAGGACGGGGAGCTTGAGGTCAGAAAAGATCGCAGAAACGATAGTCTGTCCCGGTCTAAACTCGGCCCGTTCAT encodes:
- a CDS encoding U32 family peptidase — translated: MFSATPSETLPLMRPELLAPAGDWDCVKAAVENGADAVYFGLERFNARMRAQNFTEAQLPEVMAFLHRRGVKGYVTFNTLVFANELAAAEQYLRTIIAAGVDAVIVQDLGICRLIRQLSADFPIHASTQMTITSAQGVAFARELGCNLVVLARECSLQEITKIQQQLAKQAIDLPLEVFVHGALCVAYSGQCLTSEALGGRSANRGECAQACRMPYELFSDGEKVPLDDKKYLLSPQDLAGLEILPELVRAGVTSLKIEGRLKSPQYVANVTRVYRQALDRAMDCLSHPQVSDQERYDLEMGFSRGLTTGWFQGINHQELVHARFGKKRGVYLGEVTRIRAEHVTIALQAPLKPGDGIVFDAGHPEAPEEGGHVYTVEVSGTDAILSFGRGSVDFRRVKVGDKAWKTSDPELDRRLRQSFTGDQPQFQRPIHLEVFGSVDEPLTIVARDEGGHVVQVTSAMPLVTAHKQPLDTGRLREQLGRLGGTPFTLIRLDNQLVGSVLLPVSELNRLRRAFVAELENLRTQPQRWQLNPPAPHSGLLPWESESTAQLNVLVRNLPQLEAALKAGIQTLYGEFEDPRAYREAVQRVRRYRAENSAPATLWVAPPRITKPGEDGILRLVRSSDADGYLVRNYDHLAYFKGERCIGDFSLNIANPLSADYFKNHLGLERLTCSYDLNIAQLEALLTTAPPPWFEVTIHQHMPMFHMEHCVFCAFLCEGTDYTNCGRPCEKHEVKLRDRVGVEHVLKADAGCRNTVFSGRAQTGAEYVTPLQNLGLRHFRLEFLDESPTTVTQTIARYQKLLEGKITGTQLWRELRLQNQLGVTRGPMEHA